A stretch of the Candidatus Jettenia sp. AMX2 genome encodes the following:
- a CDS encoding type II toxin-antitoxin system HicB family antitoxin, giving the protein MKLLNYRILLRKEPEGGYTVIVPTLPGCITYGDTIEEAIKMAKDAIELYIESLKIHGEEIPTEEDTLEYTLTIKSHD; this is encoded by the coding sequence ATGAAATTACTCAATTATCGAATTTTACTCAGAAAAGAACCAGAGGGTGGCTATACGGTAATTGTCCCTACTTTACCAGGCTGTATTACCTACGGAGATACTATTGAAGAAGCAATCAAAATGGCAAAAGACGCAATCGAGCTTTATATAGAAAGCTTGAAAATACACGGTGAAGAAATACCTACAGAGGAAGATACCTTAGAATATACTTTAACGATAAAATCTCATGACTAA
- a CDS encoding DEAD/DEAH box helicase family protein: MNRIAMAIKNRLSLRLPQADSLNMLAELTDKLTLQKNGDLSIALEIVKNAYPTCTDFERNFPSICFSLATGVGKTRLMGAFVVYLYLSKGMRNFFVLAPNITIYNKLIEDFSNPTSPKYVFQGIGEFVHRQPHIITGDNYNEIRQTKMFKSDIHISIFNISKINAETKGGKLPRVKRLSEYLGDSYFNYLAGLDDLVLLMDESHHYRADRGMQVINELNPILGLEVTATPQIERSGGTIKFKNVVYEYSLAKAIQDGFVKEPAVATRKDFNPAQYSNEELDRIKLEDGIRIHEDTKVALDIYARNSKEKRVKPFVLVVAQHTEHANDLKKLITSSSFFHGDYADKVMEIHSNQSGEEKDENIEKLISLENPENKIEIVIHVNMLKEGWDVTNLYTIIPLRTATSLTLREQTIGRGLRLPYGKRTGNDKVDKLTIVAHDKFQEIVDGANKPDSIINRQNIIVIDTQELNEQKEVITSVSSIEQKFEEEQKRINNITEPESRQKALINLELQKTILSTLPEMSNAVKNVHELTRFEIKQIALEKIKQKIYSSPQKNLFAAEMVKEVEAAYETVVNEFVRNIIEIPRITIQPGNEIKSGFRDFNLDTKSLNYQPVSEEILIRKLREQENCLEILNGIDKGRIIIDKPENLIVNELVNYPEIDYDTQADLLFRLAQQAAGKFKTYLDDNMCMNVVQYHKKEIGKYIHSQLMQHFYYEAPGYEKPVVKPFTRIEEHNFSKYTKDSMHHFTETITPTSAIPGKVFSGFRKACHNLYKFDSKTEKDFASILEQDKSVLKWMRPALNQFMIYWKHNSKQYIPDFVVETVDSIYMVETKKEGDIELTDIKEKAQAAYQYCKYATEYTNQNGGKPWKYILIPHNAIMINMGFVTLVMMYEYHQ; the protein is encoded by the coding sequence ATGAATCGTATAGCCATGGCAATTAAAAATCGCTTAAGTCTTCGCCTACCGCAGGCAGATAGTCTCAATATGCTAGCAGAGTTGACTGATAAACTGACCCTTCAGAAAAATGGCGATTTATCTATTGCACTAGAAATAGTCAAAAATGCCTATCCTACCTGTACCGATTTTGAGAGAAATTTCCCGTCAATTTGTTTTTCGCTGGCCACCGGGGTTGGCAAGACCCGACTTATGGGGGCTTTCGTAGTTTACCTGTATTTGTCAAAAGGCATGAGAAACTTTTTTGTTTTGGCTCCCAATATCACCATTTATAACAAATTGATTGAAGATTTCTCCAATCCCACCAGTCCAAAATATGTATTTCAGGGTATCGGTGAGTTTGTTCACAGACAACCACATATTATTACAGGCGATAATTATAACGAAATTCGTCAGACAAAAATGTTCAAATCTGATATCCATATCAGCATTTTTAATATATCCAAGATAAATGCCGAAACGAAAGGTGGCAAACTTCCACGCGTAAAAAGGCTTTCAGAATACCTGGGTGATTCTTATTTTAATTACCTCGCCGGTCTTGATGATCTGGTTTTGTTGATGGACGAATCTCATCATTACCGTGCAGACAGGGGGATGCAGGTTATTAATGAATTAAACCCGATTTTAGGATTAGAAGTTACAGCTACTCCACAGATAGAACGAAGCGGAGGTACTATCAAATTTAAAAATGTCGTCTATGAATATTCGTTAGCTAAAGCTATTCAAGATGGATTTGTAAAGGAACCAGCAGTAGCTACCAGAAAGGATTTCAATCCTGCACAATACTCCAATGAAGAATTGGATAGAATAAAACTGGAAGACGGTATACGAATTCATGAAGACACGAAAGTAGCGTTGGATATTTACGCAAGGAATAGTAAGGAAAAACGGGTCAAGCCGTTTGTATTGGTTGTTGCTCAGCATACAGAACATGCAAATGACCTGAAAAAGTTAATAACCTCAAGTTCATTCTTTCATGGTGATTATGCAGATAAGGTAATGGAGATTCATTCGAATCAGTCCGGGGAAGAAAAAGATGAGAATATTGAGAAGTTGATTTCTTTAGAAAATCCTGAAAACAAGATAGAAATTGTAATCCACGTTAACATGTTAAAAGAGGGCTGGGACGTAACGAATCTTTACACAATCATCCCCCTGCGGACAGCGACATCATTGACCTTACGAGAACAAACTATTGGTAGAGGGCTACGATTGCCTTATGGGAAAAGGACGGGAAACGACAAAGTAGATAAATTGACGATTGTAGCTCATGATAAATTCCAGGAAATAGTAGATGGGGCAAATAAACCTGATTCTATCATTAATCGGCAAAATATTATTGTAATTGATACACAAGAATTAAATGAGCAAAAAGAAGTTATTACCTCTGTTTCAAGCATTGAACAGAAGTTCGAAGAGGAACAAAAAAGGATAAATAATATTACTGAACCGGAAAGCAGGCAGAAAGCACTGATCAATCTGGAGCTACAAAAGACGATCCTTTCAACCCTTCCGGAAATGAGCAATGCAGTTAAAAATGTTCATGAATTAACGAGGTTTGAAATTAAACAGATCGCATTAGAGAAGATAAAACAGAAGATTTATAGTTCTCCGCAAAAAAATTTATTTGCCGCAGAGATGGTAAAGGAGGTTGAAGCTGCATATGAAACGGTAGTAAATGAGTTTGTAAGAAATATTATAGAAATTCCACGGATTACTATCCAACCAGGTAATGAAATAAAGTCTGGCTTCAGGGATTTTAATCTGGACACAAAAAGTCTTAATTATCAGCCAGTATCGGAAGAAATATTAATAAGGAAACTTCGCGAGCAGGAGAACTGCCTAGAAATTCTGAATGGGATAGACAAAGGGAGAATTATCATTGATAAGCCTGAGAATCTCATAGTGAATGAGCTTGTGAACTATCCGGAAATAGATTACGATACACAAGCGGATTTGTTATTTAGATTAGCACAACAAGCTGCCGGAAAATTCAAAACATATCTTGATGATAATATGTGTATGAACGTTGTCCAGTATCATAAAAAAGAAATTGGAAAGTATATTCATTCACAGTTAATGCAACATTTTTATTATGAAGCACCGGGCTATGAAAAACCTGTTGTAAAGCCATTTACAAGGATTGAAGAACATAACTTTTCAAAATATACAAAAGACAGCATGCATCATTTTACAGAAACAATTACTCCAACAAGTGCCATTCCTGGTAAAGTATTTAGTGGTTTTAGAAAGGCTTGTCATAACCTGTATAAGTTTGATTCTAAAACAGAGAAGGATTTTGCCTCTATCTTAGAGCAAGATAAGTCTGTCCTTAAGTGGATGAGGCCGGCTTTGAATCAATTCATGATATATTGGAAGCACAATTCGAAACAATACATTCCCGATTTTGTTGTGGAGACTGTTGATTCAATTTATATGGTGGAAACAAAAAAAGAGGGAGATATCGAATTAACGGATATTAAAGAAAAAGCTCAAGCAGCCTATCAATATTGTAAGTATGCGACTGAATATACCAATCAAAATGGAGGAAAACCATGGAAATATATCTTGATTCCCCACAATGCGATAATGATAAATATGGGTTTTGTAACACTTGTGATGATGTATGAGTATCATCAATAA
- a CDS encoding type II toxin-antitoxin system HicB family antitoxin yields MKIQVILEPSNEGGFTAIVPSLPGCISEGNTKEEALKNIREAIELYLEPVDDDQRFTPNAQVLEISL; encoded by the coding sequence ATGAAAATTCAAGTAATTTTAGAACCAAGCAATGAAGGTGGGTTTACAGCAATTGTTCCATCACTTCCCGGCTGTATAAGTGAAGGCAATACCAAAGAGGAAGCATTAAAAAATATTAGAGAAGCCATTGAACTCTATCTCGAACCAGTCGATGATGATCAGAGGTTTACTCCAAATGCACAGGTCTTAGAAATTTCCTTATGA
- a CDS encoding pitrilysin family protein codes for MSIQKICYALKTTSLRKVKRGLRNFIIVLAAFPMTGHFHCYGKEWENPTPDLFKASQQASVFYLDNGMEVILIENHANPMIAAVTLVKTGSRNEDAASNGTAHFLEHLLFNGTKNRTQEKIYSEMDFYGGYNNAHTARDYTNYMILMPKEYIAQGMDIQADMLFNSTLPPEKFEKERGIVIEEIGKSLNQPTYQVQNYFHRTFFAGTPYERPVLGTISTISHLKREHVLAYYQTWYVPNNMTLMVIGDFSIPDIMELVKEKYGPYPPGPLPEHKPVQPEQPSHLHTVRIDAAEELPEDRQYLTVAYLLQSPVSINIPALELLAEFLGGRETSVLKTLFKQKPYLGMVNNINADMHFNRDFSTLQISAELPLDANVDKVIELIVQSVESMAHKPVPDSEITSILTAHQIQEIYLREQLHYYAMMKSGYLAAGGYSFLQNYTDRLMQVKPLSVLEVAKQQVQTKIPVVILISPSRRAATATETGSSNQYHKETLENGLTVAVKENKDSRVIGIHLLARERSLSEGKDRWGMTEILQRMLIMGGTENHPEMELNQAFESIGAELKLYDNPYIPFDDYYHTPQFAYIRLKLIDVFFEKGLKLLAGMVSKPRLTREVFEQARKQVISLSAADALSTPVVASRLLYDTLFAENPGFGWLLGDTKKLEQLQLKEIQEFQRKFYNPANLILVISGNLSGEEVMKLVKKYLGGTWGESGWQPQEFTPQFRKPDTTVRKKLGKPQSHISLTSTFEVKEEDRPALDILGSLFSDRLTFNLRERQGLAYTIGTGFKKYRDSQWYTITMGTRPENIERAVAGIKEEISTIRKTTFDTDEVEKTINAVMGRRSMRRLDRVNQAYYISMELLDGRSPEADDLYHEKLKKVMPRDLEHLVKKVFKDDNYLIVIVE; via the coding sequence ATGTCTATACAGAAAATTTGTTATGCATTAAAAACAACATCTTTAAGAAAAGTAAAAAGAGGTTTGAGAAATTTTATCATAGTTCTGGCTGCATTCCCGATGACAGGCCATTTTCACTGCTATGGGAAAGAGTGGGAAAACCCTACACCTGACCTGTTTAAGGCATCTCAGCAGGCCTCGGTATTCTATCTCGATAACGGTATGGAAGTTATCCTCATTGAGAACCATGCAAACCCAATGATTGCAGCAGTTACCCTCGTTAAAACCGGCAGCCGCAATGAAGACGCCGCCAGCAACGGGACAGCCCATTTTCTTGAACACCTGCTCTTTAACGGCACAAAAAACCGCACACAGGAAAAAATCTACAGCGAGATGGATTTTTACGGTGGTTATAATAACGCTCACACTGCAAGGGATTATACGAATTATATGATTCTTATGCCGAAAGAATACATTGCCCAGGGTATGGACATCCAGGCGGATATGTTGTTTAACTCCACCCTTCCTCCGGAAAAGTTTGAAAAGGAGCGCGGCATTGTAATCGAAGAAATCGGCAAAAGCCTGAACCAGCCAACGTATCAGGTACAAAATTATTTTCACAGGACATTCTTTGCCGGTACACCTTACGAACGTCCTGTTCTCGGGACGATCTCTACCATCTCACATTTAAAACGTGAGCATGTACTCGCATATTATCAAACCTGGTATGTACCCAACAATATGACCTTGATGGTAATCGGTGATTTTTCAATCCCTGACATCATGGAGCTGGTGAAGGAAAAATATGGACCATATCCCCCGGGACCACTTCCTGAACATAAACCCGTACAACCTGAACAACCATCACATTTGCATACTGTCAGGATAGATGCGGCTGAAGAACTTCCGGAAGATCGTCAGTATCTTACGGTGGCTTACCTGCTGCAATCACCCGTTTCAATAAACATCCCCGCATTGGAACTCCTGGCAGAATTTCTCGGAGGCAGAGAAACCTCTGTACTGAAAACACTTTTCAAACAGAAACCTTACCTTGGCATGGTCAACAATATCAATGCAGACATGCATTTTAACCGTGATTTTTCAACCCTGCAGATTTCTGCAGAACTCCCCCTGGATGCCAATGTGGATAAGGTCATTGAATTAATTGTGCAAAGCGTAGAGAGTATGGCACATAAACCTGTACCTGACAGCGAGATAACATCAATTTTGACTGCACATCAAATACAGGAAATTTACCTCCGGGAGCAACTCCATTACTATGCCATGATGAAATCAGGCTATCTTGCAGCAGGTGGCTATTCCTTTCTTCAGAACTATACAGACAGGCTTATGCAAGTAAAGCCGCTTTCCGTTCTGGAGGTTGCAAAACAACAGGTACAGACCAAAATACCGGTTGTTATCCTGATATCACCTTCCCGTCGTGCTGCCACTGCTACAGAAACAGGATCGTCAAATCAATATCATAAGGAAACCCTGGAGAACGGACTGACTGTGGCGGTAAAGGAAAACAAGGACAGCCGGGTTATCGGTATCCACCTCCTAGCCAGGGAACGCAGCTTAAGCGAAGGCAAGGACAGATGGGGAATGACAGAAATTTTACAGCGGATGCTCATCATGGGTGGTACAGAAAACCATCCGGAAATGGAGCTAAACCAGGCTTTTGAATCCATCGGTGCTGAGTTGAAATTATATGATAATCCCTATATCCCTTTCGACGATTATTACCACACACCACAATTCGCTTATATTCGTTTAAAACTGATTGATGTTTTTTTTGAAAAAGGACTGAAACTGCTTGCCGGCATGGTATCAAAACCGCGACTTACAAGAGAGGTCTTTGAACAGGCAAGAAAACAAGTTATATCACTTTCAGCAGCAGATGCTTTGAGTACACCGGTAGTCGCCAGCCGGCTTTTATATGATACCCTGTTTGCAGAAAATCCCGGCTTCGGCTGGTTACTCGGCGATACAAAAAAACTTGAACAGCTTCAGTTAAAGGAGATACAGGAATTTCAACGTAAATTTTATAACCCCGCAAACCTGATACTGGTTATTTCAGGCAATTTGTCCGGGGAAGAGGTGATGAAGCTGGTTAAAAAATACCTTGGTGGAACCTGGGGGGAAAGTGGATGGCAGCCACAGGAGTTCACACCGCAATTTCGTAAACCTGACACTACGGTACGTAAAAAGTTAGGTAAACCACAGTCACATATCTCCCTCACCAGTACCTTTGAGGTGAAGGAAGAGGACAGGCCTGCGCTGGATATTCTTGGCAGTCTTTTTTCTGACCGGCTCACATTCAATCTACGTGAGAGGCAGGGGCTTGCCTACACCATTGGTACAGGTTTTAAAAAATATCGGGATAGCCAGTGGTACACAATTACCATGGGCACACGGCCTGAGAATATAGAACGTGCTGTTGCCGGTATTAAGGAAGAAATTTCTACTATACGGAAAACAACCTTTGATACTGATGAAGTGGAGAAGACAATCAACGCTGTGATGGGACGCCGTAGCATGAGACGGCTGGACCGAGTCAACCAGGCATATTACATAAGTATGGAACTGCTTGACGGTAGATCTCCGGAAGCAGATGACCTCTATCATGAGAAGTTGAAGAAGGTTATGCCCCGGGATCTGGAACACCTTGTGAAAAAGGTCTTTAAGGATGACAACTATCTTATAGTAATCGTGGAATAA